One window of Mycoplasmopsis gallopavonis genomic DNA carries:
- a CDS encoding IS1634 family transposase → MITMIIMYNINMSNYILYKRKNPKGIYIALGISKGYGKGIGNLVGLGYWEEIKEKYSLQNIDDLKPIARLVPVGEDKIEVKTKFFQLLNPTSVETNVKNVGIELIYKVIKELDLFKGLPKTKHKSLEEVLEFIVATRIIQPRSYICQYKNKNDFLHKIDVKKSSIYNYFDTFLEYKNTILVNIYNKMQELTTRNTKLMHFDNTTVYFQSFSRDGLRQRGFSKDGKHDEDQIVVAMAVDNNGIPFHYKVFEGNTGDSKTLVKFLIEMQRIYKTKDTIIVADKGISQNANLRYLEQKGYKYIVQKRIDILGKEDKAFIVNDQGFVQENDYFTKSRFVQSVWAKNKNKKRYSDTFRKQFVYFSPSKQTLDKIKRQNLINKLEKKSINGELPLSALVPEYKKKYMDVDGKTVGRLNIEKIKKVANEDGFYMIETNITNIDSKEANEIYKGQWKVEEGFRTLKSAIEVRPMYVYKDEHIQSHVFLCFLSLIVLKYCIYKLKKFYKDNGEIQKLTMNMFIDALKLITITTKTVNGKVVSEIKNNLDPEHKELNKIYSDFQYAVDGLSL, encoded by the coding sequence ATGATTACAATGATAATAATGTATAATATAAATATGAGCAACTACATTTTGTATAAAAGAAAAAACCCAAAAGGGATTTACATTGCATTAGGAATATCAAAAGGATACGGTAAAGGGATTGGGAATTTAGTTGGATTAGGTTATTGAGAAGAAATTAAAGAAAAATATTCTCTGCAAAACATCGATGATTTAAAACCAATTGCTAGATTGGTTCCTGTTGGAGAAGATAAAATTGAAGTTAAAACCAAATTTTTCCAATTACTTAACCCAACATCTGTCGAAACAAATGTAAAAAACGTTGGTATTGAACTTATTTATAAAGTAATTAAAGAACTAGATTTATTTAAAGGATTACCTAAAACTAAACACAAATCTTTAGAAGAAGTATTAGAATTTATTGTTGCAACAAGAATAATTCAACCAAGAAGTTATATTTGTCAATACAAAAACAAAAATGATTTTTTACATAAGATAGATGTAAAAAAATCTTCAATTTATAACTATTTTGATACTTTTTTAGAATATAAAAATACAATTTTAGTCAATATTTATAACAAAATGCAAGAATTGACAACTAGAAACACAAAATTAATGCATTTTGATAATACAACTGTTTATTTTCAAAGTTTTTCAAGAGATGGTTTGAGACAAAGAGGTTTTTCTAAAGATGGAAAGCATGATGAAGATCAAATTGTTGTGGCTATGGCAGTTGATAATAATGGTATTCCTTTTCACTATAAAGTCTTCGAAGGAAATACTGGAGATTCTAAAACTCTTGTGAAATTTTTAATTGAAATGCAAAGAATTTACAAAACAAAAGACACAATAATAGTTGCTGATAAAGGTATTAGTCAAAATGCAAATTTAAGATATTTAGAACAAAAAGGATATAAATATATAGTACAGAAACGTATTGATATTCTTGGAAAAGAAGATAAAGCATTTATAGTAAATGATCAAGGGTTTGTTCAAGAAAATGATTATTTTACTAAATCTAGATTCGTCCAATCTGTTTGAGCTAAAAACAAAAATAAAAAAAGATATAGCGATACTTTTAGAAAACAATTTGTCTATTTTAGCCCTTCAAAACAAACTTTAGACAAAATAAAAAGACAAAATCTTATTAATAAATTGGAGAAAAAGTCTATTAACGGTGAATTGCCATTAAGTGCTTTGGTTCCTGAATATAAGAAAAAGTATATGGATGTAGATGGTAAAACAGTCGGAAGATTAAATATCGAAAAAATTAAAAAAGTAGCTAATGAAGATGGCTTTTATATGATTGAAACCAACATAACAAACATAGATTCAAAAGAAGCGAATGAAATATATAAGGGACAATGAAAAGTGGAAGAAGGTTTCAGAACCTTAAAATCAGCAATCGAAGTTAGGCCGATGTACGTTTATAAAGACGAGCATATTCAATCTCATGTATTTTTATGCTTTTTATCTCTAATTGTTTTGAAATATTGCATTTATAAATTAAAGAAATTTTATAAAGATAATGGAGAGATCCAAAAACTCACAATGAATATGTTTATAGATGCATTGAAACTTATAACAATCACAACAAAGACTGTGAATGGTAAAGTTGTAAGTGAAATCAAGAATAATTTAGACCCAGAACATAAGGAATTAAACAAAATATATAGTGATTTTCAATATGCAGTGGATGGTCTATCATTGTAA
- a CDS encoding IS3 family transposase, translated as MLIFYIFKGEKMGKHFTEEQEKEIYNTFFQLGKKDAIELMYKYGAKAKDKYVKARLRRILKHYNFNMNKKPRKPGTGRSRKAKEQDINWNIFTREDLIEIAKRYREITKDKFKTEKVQEASNINMASYKLAILLYLCRQTISKHKRNNFAPKNKSRKIKYQDLIIDSFKQNRSKYGRQKLKYFILKHYKIDINERTLGRYMNALGLFCNVRKRKKLKESKNTSIIKENIVNRDYNDVYNRNIYATDVTYLPATKDAINNNVYLSVVIKHKTKEIISFSLSKFNDSKLIYKTFENVDFEKSFILHSDHCSTYTSDDFSRFIQNKGGIISLSKVGNSLDNRVVEYWFSNLKTELIRDLNIKAMTLNELEKVISNYVHWYNKFRIQSCLNWKTPYEYSMGLSNLINC; from the coding sequence ATGTTAATTTTTTATATTTTTAAAGGAGAAAAAATGGGAAAACATTTTACAGAAGAACAAGAAAAAGAAATTTATAATACATTTTTTCAATTAGGTAAAAAGGATGCGATTGAACTGATGTATAAATATGGTGCAAAAGCAAAAGATAAATATGTGAAAGCGAGATTACGAAGAATATTAAAACATTATAATTTTAATATGAATAAAAAACCAAGAAAGCCTGGAACCGGTAGGTCAAGAAAAGCGAAAGAACAAGATATAAATTGAAACATTTTTACACGAGAAGATTTAATTGAAATTGCAAAAAGATATAGAGAAATTACAAAAGATAAATTTAAAACAGAGAAAGTTCAAGAGGCATCAAATATTAATATGGCTTCGTATAAACTTGCTATTTTGTTGTATCTTTGTAGACAAACAATATCCAAACATAAAAGAAATAATTTTGCTCCTAAAAATAAATCCAGAAAAATAAAGTACCAAGACTTGATTATTGATTCATTTAAACAAAATAGATCTAAATATGGTAGACAAAAATTAAAATATTTTATCTTAAAGCACTATAAAATAGACATAAACGAAAGAACTCTAGGAAGATATATGAATGCCTTAGGTTTATTTTGCAATGTCAGAAAAAGAAAAAAACTAAAAGAATCAAAGAACACATCTATCATAAAAGAAAACATTGTTAATAGAGATTATAATGATGTATATAACAGAAATATATACGCTACTGATGTAACATATCTTCCAGCGACAAAAGATGCAATAAACAATAATGTTTATCTTTCAGTAGTAATTAAACATAAAACTAAAGAAATAATTAGTTTTTCTCTTTCCAAATTTAATGATTCAAAATTAATTTACAAAACATTTGAAAATGTTGATTTTGAAAAAAGTTTTATACTACATTCAGATCATTGCTCAACTTATACATCTGATGATTTTTCTCGTTTTATTCAAAATAAAGGTGGAATAATTTCGCTTTCAAAAGTAGGAAATAGTTTAGATAATAGAGTTGTGGAATATTGATTTTCAAATTTAAAAACTGAATTAATTAGAGATTTAAATATCAAAGCTATGACTTTGAATGAACTAGAAAAAGTGATATCTAATTATGTTCATTGATACAATAAATTTAGAATTCAATCATGTCTGAATTGAAAAACCCCATACGAATATAGTATGGGGCTATCCAATTTAATAAATTGTTAA